The Bos indicus isolate NIAB-ARS_2022 breed Sahiwal x Tharparkar chromosome X, NIAB-ARS_B.indTharparkar_mat_pri_1.0, whole genome shotgun sequence genome has a window encoding:
- the NONO gene encoding non-POU domain-containing octamer-binding protein: protein MQSNKTFNLEKQNHTPRKHHQHHHQQHHQQQQQQPPPPPMPANGQQASSQNEGLTIDLKNFRKPGEKTFTQRSRLFVGNLPPDITEEEMRKLFEKYGKAGEVFIHKDKGFGFIRLETRTLAEIAKVELDNMPLRGKQLRVRFACHSASLTVRNLPQYVSNELLEEAFSVFGQVERAVVIVDDRGRPSGKGIVEFSGKPAARKALDRCSEGSFLLTTFPRPVTVEPMDQLDDEEGLPEKLVIKNQQFHKEREQPPRFAQPGSFEYEYAMRWKALIEMEKQQQDQVDRNIKEAREKLEMEMEAARHEHQVMLMRQDLMRRQEELRRMEELHNQEVQKRKQLELRQEEERRRREEEMRRQQEEMMRRQQEGFKGTFPDAREQEIRMGQMAMGGAMGINNRGAMPPAPVPAGTPAPPGPATMMPDGTLGLTPPTTERFGQAATMEGIGAIGGTPPAFNRAAPGAEFAPNKRRRY from the exons ATGCAGAGCAATAAAACTTTTAACTTGGAGAAACAAAACCACACTCCAAGGAAGCATCATCAACATCACCATCAGCAGCACcaccagcagcaacagcagcagccaccaCCTCCACCAATGCCTGCAAATGGGCAGCAAGCCAGCAGCCAGA ATGAAGGCTTGACTATTGACCTGAAGAATTTTAGGAAACCAGGAGAGAAGACCTTCACCCAGCGTAGCCGGCTCTTTGTGGGCAATCTTCCTCCTGACATCACTGAGGAGGAAATGAGGAAACTGTTTGAGAAATATGGGAAGGCAGGCGAAGTCTTCATTCATAAGGACAAGGGCTTTGGCTTTATCCGCTTG GAAACACGAACCCTAGCGGAGATTGCCAAAGTAGAACTGGACAACATGCCACTCCGTGGAAAGCAGCTGCGTGTGCGCTTTGCCTGCCATAGTGCATCCCTTACAGTCAGAAACCTTCCTCAGTATGTGTCCAATGAACTGCTGGAGGAGGCCTTTTCTGTGTTCGGCCAGGTGGAGAGGGCTGTAGTCATTGTGGATGATCGAGGCAGGCCCTCAGGAAAAGGCATTGTTGAATTCTCAGGGAAGCCAGCTGCTCGGAAAGCTCTGGACAGATGCAGTGAAGGCTCCTTCCTGCTAACCAC aTTTCCTCGACCTGTGACTGTGGAGCCCATGGACCAGTTAGATGATGAGGAGGGACTCCCAGAGAAGCTGGTTATAAAGAATCAGCAATTTCACAA AGAGCGAGAGCAGCCACCCAGATTTGCACAGCCTGGCTCCTTTGAGTATGAGTATGCCATGCGCTGGAAGGCACTTATTGAGATGgaaaagcagcagcaggaccaaGTGGACCGAAACATCAAGGAAGCTCGTGAGAagctggagatggagatggaggctGCTCGCCATGAGCACCAGGTCATGCTAATGAGGCAGG ATTTGATGAGGCGTCAAGAAGAACTTCGGAGGATGGAAGAGCTGCACAATCAAGAAGTGCAAAAACGAAAGCAGCTGGAGCTCAG gcaggaggaggagcGCAGGCGCCGTGAGGAAGAGATGCGGCGGCAACAAGAAGAAATGATGCGACGACAGCAGGAAGGATTCAAGGGAACCTTCCCTGATGCG agagAGCAAGAGATACGGATGGGTCAGATGGCTATGGGAG GTGCTATGGGCATAAACAACAGAGGTGCCATGCCCCCTGCTCCTGTGCCAGCTGGTACCCCAGCTCCTCCAGGACCAGCCACTATGATGCCAGATGGAACCTTGGGATTG aCCCCACCAACAACTGAACGCTTTGGCCAAGCTGCTACAATGGAAGGAATTGGGGCAATTGGTGGAACCCCTCCTGCATTCAACCGTGCAGCTCCTGGAGCTGAATTTGCTCCAAACAAACGTCGCCGATACTAA